A stretch of DNA from Lodderomyces elongisporus chromosome 4, complete sequence:
AGTGACAAATATGAAGAAAGATGAGTTTAAGCGTGGGTCTCAGATTAAGAGTTTGAGTGTTTTGACAAAATTGagctttttcaaaagttttAAACCTTTGCTTATGATCTGTTTGGACTTGTATTTTCCAAAGAACGACCATAGTGTCATCAAAGAGTTGTACCGCGCTATCAATGAAAAGGATTTCCTGATCAGTCACGACTTGAATGGTGGTAAATCTGTAGGTGGAGGaagtgatgatgatataAGTATCGTCAAGAAAATTCTACTCACAAGTATCTTGGACCTTCCGATAAATGACAAGATATATTACGATGAAAGTTTTCGTAATCGAATTTTGGGGATTGGCAAGAACCAAGTCATGAATGAGTCCTTGTTCATACGTAAGGATTTGAGTTTGAACTCGGTAATTGATTTTAACTCGATGAAGATCCCAGTAAGGATCCCACTACTTTCCTTGCCGGACACGATTGGAGACTATTTGAATCCCACAGACTTAAACATGAGACCAAACTTGATTAGTTTTCTTAATTGTAAATTGGCAAGCAGCTATCTAAACAACGAGTTGACTATTTATGGGTTGCAAACCCCTCCCATCATTTTATTGATCAATGCCGTGCTAACTGGTAAAaagattctttttctaaGCTATGAAAATAGTGCTGGCCACATCATTGATCATGTATTGTTGCTCTTGAAGATTGTCACTGGTGGTGGAATATTGAGCGGGTTGTTAACAAATTATAATGTGTTCCCTATAATTGACGTTTCCAAAATCGATCTTCTTGAAGAGTGTGAGAGTTTTATTGCTGGTACAATAAATCcgtttttcaaaaacaatgaCAAACTATGGGACCTACTTTATGACTTGGATGCAAACGAGTTGTTTCTCAGTTCTAATATTGAGAATAGCAAGTCttttggtggtgctggtgttggtgctgcTGGTGGCGCTGGTGGCGCTAGTGGTAATAGCAATAGCAGTGGCGGATTTGGTTATTCAGAGTTTCGAAATTCAATTATTGCGGAAGATGCCAGGTTCCTTTCTAATTTACAACTTTCATTATTCAATTATAATGATGACTTAACAACACTACAACTTATTTTTAGAAGACACATAAACGAAATCATTCGAATACTTTTGAGCTCAAAGAATTT
This window harbors:
- a CDS encoding uncharacterized protein (BUSCO:EOG09263690), with the protein product MPNLEYILTAEFHIDKGPSLTYQYPNEIPGLQNLYFLPELMLPDQIHKRNEDFTLFLLYRNLNTGEFQYLYNRNTCESEPYFLYTIVTNMKKDEFKRGSQIKSLSVLTKLSFFKSFKPLLMICLDLYFPKNDHSVIKELYRAINEKDFSISHDLNGGKSVGGGSDDDISIVKKILLTSILDLPINDKIYYDESFRNRILGIGKNQVMNESLFIRKDLSLNSVIDFNSMKIPVRIPLLSLPDTIGDYLNPTDLNMRPNLISFLNCKLASSYLNNELTIYGLQTPPIILLINAVLTGKKILFLSYENSAGHIIDHVLLLLKIVTGGGILSGLLTNYNVFPIIDVSKIDLLEECESFIAGTINPFFKNNDKLWDLLYDLDANELFLSSNIENSKSFGGAGVGAAGGAGGASGNSNSSGGFGYSEFRNSIIAEDARFLSNLQLSLFNYNDDLTTLQLIFRRHINEIIRILLSSKNFNNSLVPSNKDLVLLLDGIGYFWTSDTNKLLEISCYQLISKKFQDLLYTEKLVYNLSLPNLSNELNLMIDLHYHLQSLSNVSVVNNKINEREIWFNILKFLISGKSLEIFLLITYLIPPSSSTSLQSSSAHGGNLTIFDKNKGIEILLINLFNHDDQIKSNIVMILQELQDNFLCGWCLEKFLKSNLIYEIAFKELIAES